The Prevotella sp. E2-28 genome includes the window ACCATCGGGCGTATGGGCCCTGAGCTGAAACTGGGTTTCACCCGTCGTAATGTGTTCCGTGGCGGTGAGAAACTCGATGTCAACCTGCATGGCTCGTACGAATGGCAGACCAGTTCGCAGGAGTCCAACATGAACACCTACCAGTATGGTGCCGATGCCTCTGTGGAGTTCCCTCGTATTCTGTTGCCATTCACCAGCGACAGTCCCAAGCGCGATAAGGATGGACGTATCAAGCGTGACAAGAACGGACGAGTAAAACGTCCCCGCCAGTTCTATGCCACGCCTTGGACCATTGCCAAGATTTCTACCGATATCGTCAACCGCCCCGATTATTACAAGATGCATATTGTCAGTGGCGAATGGACCTATCGCTGGCAGCCCCGCGAGAGTTCACGCCATGAATTCTCACCCCTCACCCTGAAGTATCAGTTCATCAACACCCGCACCGAGCAGTTCAATCAGCTGTTGCAGCAGAATCCCTATCTGATGACCTCTATGGACGACTATTTCGTACCCAAGATGCGCTACACGTTCACCTATCAGGGCTCTGCCAAGCGGCATCACTCGCCCGTACGCTGGGAGACCACCATTGAGGAATCTGGAAATGCGGTAGCGCTTTACGATGTCCTCGTACAAGGCAACAAATGGAATCAGAAAGAAAAGACACTCTTCAAGAACCCATACTCGCAGTACGTAAAGATTGAGACCGACTTGACCAAAACCTGGCCTATCAACTCCAAATCAGAAGTCGTTGGTCACCTGAACGTCGGCCTGATGTGGTGCTACGGAAACTCCACCGACGCCCCCTTCAGTGAGCGCTTCTACGTAGGCGGTGCCAACAGCATCCGTGCCTTCACCGTGCGTAGCATCGGTCCTGGTGCCTATCCTTCGTTAGGCGGCGTGGGCAATAAGCAGATGTCATACCTTTTACAAAACGGCGACTCCAAACTCGTGATGAACCTGGAATACCGTCGACAACTGTTCGGTAGTCTCTATGGTGCCATTTTCCTTGACGCAGGTAACATCTGGAGTAACAGCGACTACACGCTGACTAGCGATGACCCAGCTGAACAAGATTTCGTCAACAAATGGAATAGTGACGTGTCAGACCTCAAATTCAAGCCAAGTAATTTCTTCAATCATCTGGCTACTGGTACTGGCATCGGCCTACGTTACGACATGGACTTCCTCGTAATCCGCGTCGATTGGGGCTTCGGTCTCCACCTCCCCTATGACACCGGCAAGTCTGGCTATTTCAATATCCCCCGCTTCAAGGACATGCACGCCCTGCATTTTGCCATCGGCTATCCGTTTTAGAGGTGAGATGAGTTAAGTGAAGAGCTAAAAGTTAATTTATGTAGAGCGAATGCAAATTCTTCGTTTTTTCCCCCTTCTCTTCACTTTTTTTTCGTATCTTTGCCACAAATTATAATTGTCAAACCTATAAATTAAAAACAGAACATGAAACCAACTCTATTCTTACTCGCTGCAGGAATGGGTAGCCGCTATGGTGGCCTGAAGCAGCTCGACGGTCTGGGCCCCAACGGTGAGACCATCATGGACTACAGTATTTACGATGCTATCCAGGCTGGATTCGGCAAAATCGTATGGGTTATCCGTAAGGATTTCGAAGAGCAATTCCGCACACAGATTCTTGCAAAATATCAGGGACAGGTTCCTTGTGAGCTCTGCTTCCAGGCTCTTGATGCACTGCCCGAGGGCTTCAAAGTACCAGAAGGCCGCGTAAAGCCTTGGGGAACGAACCATGCAGTACTGATGGGTAAGGATGTGATTAAGGAGCCTTTCTGCGTGATTAACTGCGACGACTTCTACGGTCGCGATGCTTTCATGCAGATTGGTAAGTATCTGAGCAACCTGCCCGAGGGTGCTAAGAACCAGTATGCAATGGTAGGTTTCCGCGTAAGCAACACGCTGAGTGAGAACGGTACTGTGGCTCGCGGCGTATGTGCCTATAACGACAAGCGTCATCTGACCGACGTAGTAGAGCGTACGGAGATTGTGCGTTGTGCTGAAGACGGTTCTAAGGCAGGTGAGGCTGACCAGCCTATCCGCTACAAGGACGAGAACGGCAAATGGGTTGCTCTGGGTGAGAACGTGCCCGTATCAATGAACATGTGGGGCTTCACTCCCGACTACTTCGAGTATAGCGAGGCTTACTTCAAGGAGTTCCTCAGCGATCCGAAGAACATGGAGAACCTGAAGGCTGAGTTCTTCATTCCTCTCATGGTGAACAAGCTCATCAACGATGGTACTGCTACCTGCGAGGTACTTGATACCACCAGCGTATGGTTTGGCGTGACTTATGCTGCTGACCGCGACGCTACCGTGGCTCGTATCAAGAAGCTGGTTGACGAGGGTGTTTATCCCAACAAACTTTTTTAAAAGTAAAAAAGGAAAATAGTATTAATGTTAGAAAACATTATAAATGAACAAGCGTGCGAGCAACTTCGCACGCTTGTTTCTCATGCAGAGACTATCATTTGTGTATGTCACCGTAGTCCCGACGGCGATGCTATAGGTGCTGTTCTGGGGTGGAGTGAATGCCTGCGCATGATGGGCAAGGAGCCCCAGATGATAGTACCCGACCAGTACCCCGACTTCCTGCAGTGGCTACCTAACACAGAAAAGATTATTCGCTACGACAAGCATAAAGAAGGATGTGACTGGACGTTGAGACATGCAGACCTTATTTTCTGCCTGGACTTTAACACCACGAGCCGTACAGGAGAGATGGATGCCGTACTGGCTTCATCGCCAGCCAAGAAAGTGCTCATTGACCATCACTTGAATCCTGATGTAGATACTGCACTCACCATTTCATTTCCAAAGGCATCATCGACCTGCGAGTTGGTGTTCCGCCTTGCTTGGCAACTAGGCCTCTTTGAGGATGCCACCAAGCATTTTGCAGTACCCGTTTATTGCGGCATGATGACCGATACGGGTGGCTTTACTTTTAATAGCAATGATCCCGATATTTTCTTTATCATCGGACAGTTGCTCACGAAGCATATCAACAAGGATAAGATTTATCGCAACGTCTATCACAACTACTCAGAAAGCCGTATCCGACTGATGGGCTATGTGATGTACGAGAAGATGGTCTATGATGCTCAGCGCCATGCTGCCTATTTCACCCTGAGTCGCGAAGACCTGAAGCGCTTTAATTTCATCAAGGGCGACGCAGAAGGTCTTGTAAACATCCCTCAACAAATCAAAGGACTGAAGCTCAGTATCTCATTACGTGAAGATACGGAGAAGGAAAACCTGATATGGGTAAGTTTGCGTTCTGTAGATGATTTCCCCTGTAATGAGGTTGCTGCTCAGTTCTTTAATGGCGGTGGTCATCTGAACGCTTCAGGAGGTCGTTTAGAGTGTTCGCTCGAAGAAGCCGTGAAGATTACGCAGCAAGCCATTCTGGCTTTCGAGGAAAAATTGAAAAGTTAATTAATGTAGAGTAACCGTTAATTATCAATTCCGAATTCTCAATTTTCAATTAAAAATAGTACCTTTGCGCCCGATAATAAGACAAATAAAGATGAAAAAAGTATTCTTTTTACTGGCAATCCTTGGTGTAATCATGAGTTTCGCAGCATGTAACGACTATGAAACTTATGGAGAGAAAAAGGACAAGGAGCGTGCAGCCATTAGAAATTTCATTGCCGAGCAAGGTATTAAGGTCATCTCCGAAAGCGAGTTTCATGCTAAAGGTGATGTTACTGACACCGCTAAGAACGAGTTCGTATATCTAGACAATGATGGTGTCTATATGCAGATTATGTATAAGGGGTATGGTGAACCGTTACCTAACAATGAGCAAGTGACACTGATTATACGTTTCTTTGAGATGTGTATCATGGACTCTACTCAGATATACAACGATGCAACTCCCTACGACCCAGACTATATGATTGTGAAGCGCACTGGCACATCTTATTCTGCCTCTCTCACCACTAATAGTCTGATGTACTCTACTTATGGAACCACATCTGTTGCTTCTGGTTTGTTGTCTCCACTCCCCTACATCAACGTAGGTCGTGAGGATGACGAGACTGGTCATATAGCAAAAGTTAAGCTTATTGTGCCCCACTCTAAGGGTCACACTACCGCTTCTAGCTATGTTTATCCCTATTATTACGAGATAAGCTATCAAAGAGCGGATTGAGGATTCGTTCTTAATTCTAAATTAGAAATTCTAAATTATAAAATTCAACATTCAGCATATGACACTGATAAAATCTATATCTGGCATCCGCGGTACTATTGGTGGACATACGGGCGACACGCTCAATCCCCTGGACATCGTGAAATTTACAACGGCCTATGCCACGTTTATTAACGGCAAGAAGATTGTTGTAGGTCGTGACGGACGTATCTCTGGTCCTATGGTACGCGACGTAGTTTGCGGCACATTGGTTGGTATGGGCTACGAAGTGATTGACATCGGTCTGGCTACTACACCTACCACTGAGCTGGCAGTACGTTGGCACAAGGCCGATGGTGGTATCATCATCACCGCCAGTCACAACCCCACACAGTGGAACGCCCTGAAGTTGCTCAACAGCGAGGGTGAGTTCCTGACTGCTGCTGATGGTGCAGAAGTACTGGCTATCGCCGAGAAAGAAGACTTCGACTATGCTCCCGTTGAGAAGCTGGGTCGTGTCATCAAGGACGACACCATGAACCAGCAGCATATCCAGTCTGTGCTCGACCTCCGTCTGGTTGATGTAGAGGCTATCAAGGCTCGTAAGTTCCGTGTATGCGCTGATACCATCAACTCTGTTGGCGGCATCATCCTGCCCGACCTGTTCAAGGCTCTGGGCGTAGATTTCGAGATTCTGAACAGCGAGTGCACTGGTCAGTTTGCCCATAACCCCGAACCTCTGGAGAAAAACCTGCAGGGCATCATGGACAAGATGAAGCAGGGTGGTTTCGACCTTGGTATCGTAGTTGACCCCGATGTTGACCGTCTGGCATTCATCTGCGAAGACGGCAAGATGTTTGGCGAGGAATACACGCTGGTTTCCGTAGCTGACTATGTACTGTCACACGACAAGGGCAATACCGTTTCTAACCTGAGTTCTACCCGTGCATTAAGAGACGTCACAGAGAAGCATGGCGGCAAATATACCGCTGCTGCCGTGGGCGAGGTCAATGTCACCACAAAGATGAAGGAAGTAGGTGCTGTGATTGGTGGTGAAGGCAATGGCGGTGTGATCTATCCTGAAAGCCACTATGGTCGCGATGCCCTCGTAGGTATCGGTCTGTTCCTGAGCAGTCTGGCTCAGAAAGGCATGAAGGCCAGCGAACTGCGCAAGACCTTCCCCGACTATCAGATTGCCAAGAACCGTATCGACCTTACCCCTGAGACTGATGTTGATGCAATCCTCGTGAAGGTAAAGGAGATGTTTGCTCAGGATTCTGAGGCTGTAGTCAACGACATCGATGGTGTGAAGATTGACTTCCCCACAAAATGGGTACACCTGCGCAAGTCGAACACAGAGCCTATCATCCGTGTTTACAGCGAGGCACAGACCATGGACGAGGCCGACGCACTGGGCAAGCGCCTGATGCAGGTGGTTTACGATATGCAGTAAACACATTATTAACCCCATATATTTGTCTTCCAGATATGCGAATGCGTGTCTGGAAGACATTTTTTTCGGGGGAATGTCCCATTCTTCGTATATTATATAAATATAAACCTATACCTAT containing:
- the glmM gene encoding phosphoglucosamine mutase; the encoded protein is MTLIKSISGIRGTIGGHTGDTLNPLDIVKFTTAYATFINGKKIVVGRDGRISGPMVRDVVCGTLVGMGYEVIDIGLATTPTTELAVRWHKADGGIIITASHNPTQWNALKLLNSEGEFLTAADGAEVLAIAEKEDFDYAPVEKLGRVIKDDTMNQQHIQSVLDLRLVDVEAIKARKFRVCADTINSVGGIILPDLFKALGVDFEILNSECTGQFAHNPEPLEKNLQGIMDKMKQGGFDLGIVVDPDVDRLAFICEDGKMFGEEYTLVSVADYVLSHDKGNTVSNLSSTRALRDVTEKHGGKYTAAAVGEVNVTTKMKEVGAVIGGEGNGGVIYPESHYGRDALVGIGLFLSSLAQKGMKASELRKTFPDYQIAKNRIDLTPETDVDAILVKVKEMFAQDSEAVVNDIDGVKIDFPTKWVHLRKSNTEPIIRVYSEAQTMDEADALGKRLMQVVYDMQ
- a CDS encoding DUF4827 domain-containing protein translates to MKKVFFLLAILGVIMSFAACNDYETYGEKKDKERAAIRNFIAEQGIKVISESEFHAKGDVTDTAKNEFVYLDNDGVYMQIMYKGYGEPLPNNEQVTLIIRFFEMCIMDSTQIYNDATPYDPDYMIVKRTGTSYSASLTTNSLMYSTYGTTSVASGLLSPLPYINVGREDDETGHIAKVKLIVPHSKGHTTASSYVYPYYYEISYQRAD
- a CDS encoding BamA/TamA family outer membrane protein gives rise to the protein MKTDRTHISTFLIKGVCVGLLLLILSACSTTKLVPDDDQLFIGLTKIEYKNYVDDDNFVTTQEEVEAALATAPNGALFGSSYYRSPIQYRLWIYNYAYGSSGKFKQWLNRSFGKAPVLMSQVNPALRASVAQSVLRKNGYLHGSVSYEEKPRRNPKKMKIGYTVTLDTVFTIDTLSYVNFPPQMQALIDSTLSEAQAKKGDPFNVATLDAERTRLSQLFRNNGYYYYQSGYASYLADTFDVRNRAKMRLQLADSLPEQALHPWYVGNIKMQLRQTSRQQMTDSIGRRFLKIFYGTGKKYAPISPRVILRELKLRPRRLFSYSDYTESVQKINGSGVFSSVDLQFTPRDRDTLDLTLNCTFDKPWDVYLETNVVNRTIGRMGPELKLGFTRRNVFRGGEKLDVNLHGSYEWQTSSQESNMNTYQYGADASVEFPRILLPFTSDSPKRDKDGRIKRDKNGRVKRPRQFYATPWTIAKISTDIVNRPDYYKMHIVSGEWTYRWQPRESSRHEFSPLTLKYQFINTRTEQFNQLLQQNPYLMTSMDDYFVPKMRYTFTYQGSAKRHHSPVRWETTIEESGNAVALYDVLVQGNKWNQKEKTLFKNPYSQYVKIETDLTKTWPINSKSEVVGHLNVGLMWCYGNSTDAPFSERFYVGGANSIRAFTVRSIGPGAYPSLGGVGNKQMSYLLQNGDSKLVMNLEYRRQLFGSLYGAIFLDAGNIWSNSDYTLTSDDPAEQDFVNKWNSDVSDLKFKPSNFFNHLATGTGIGLRYDMDFLVIRVDWGFGLHLPYDTGKSGYFNIPRFKDMHALHFAIGYPF
- a CDS encoding bifunctional oligoribonuclease/PAP phosphatase NrnA; this translates as MLENIINEQACEQLRTLVSHAETIICVCHRSPDGDAIGAVLGWSECLRMMGKEPQMIVPDQYPDFLQWLPNTEKIIRYDKHKEGCDWTLRHADLIFCLDFNTTSRTGEMDAVLASSPAKKVLIDHHLNPDVDTALTISFPKASSTCELVFRLAWQLGLFEDATKHFAVPVYCGMMTDTGGFTFNSNDPDIFFIIGQLLTKHINKDKIYRNVYHNYSESRIRLMGYVMYEKMVYDAQRHAAYFTLSREDLKRFNFIKGDAEGLVNIPQQIKGLKLSISLREDTEKENLIWVSLRSVDDFPCNEVAAQFFNGGGHLNASGGRLECSLEEAVKITQQAILAFEEKLKS
- a CDS encoding nucleotidyltransferase; protein product: MKPTLFLLAAGMGSRYGGLKQLDGLGPNGETIMDYSIYDAIQAGFGKIVWVIRKDFEEQFRTQILAKYQGQVPCELCFQALDALPEGFKVPEGRVKPWGTNHAVLMGKDVIKEPFCVINCDDFYGRDAFMQIGKYLSNLPEGAKNQYAMVGFRVSNTLSENGTVARGVCAYNDKRHLTDVVERTEIVRCAEDGSKAGEADQPIRYKDENGKWVALGENVPVSMNMWGFTPDYFEYSEAYFKEFLSDPKNMENLKAEFFIPLMVNKLINDGTATCEVLDTTSVWFGVTYAADRDATVARIKKLVDEGVYPNKLF